The following proteins are co-located in the Desulfurococcus amylolyticus Z-533 genome:
- a CDS encoding Sjogren's syndrome/scleroderma autoantigen 1 family protein, which produces MSSQDPIKIMAELLKSGAVMLAETCPVEGCNLPLFKLKSGEVVCPLHGRIHVVKTDEEAKEVYSRATLSMLLEKVEATAIRAIDSLISEPDIDSTEIIKWLEVLERVARLKIIARKQDTP; this is translated from the coding sequence ATGTCCAGCCAGGATCCAATAAAAATCATGGCTGAACTACTCAAATCAGGTGCTGTAATGCTTGCCGAGACATGCCCAGTGGAGGGATGCAACTTACCATTATTTAAGCTGAAAAGCGGAGAAGTGGTGTGCCCTCTGCATGGTAGGATACATGTGGTTAAAACCGATGAAGAGGCTAAGGAAGTTTATTCAAGGGCGACACTCTCAATGTTACTGGAAAAGGTGGAGGCAACGGCTATTAGAGCCATCGATTCATTGATAAGTGAGCCGGATATCGATTCAACTGAGATAATTAAATGGCTTGAAGTACTTGAAAGGGTTGCACGATTAAAGATTATTGCTAGGAAGCAGGATACCCCGTAA
- the tmk gene encoding dTMP kinase translates to MHGKGCFIVLEGLDGAGKTTVARRLVEDLSSRGIPASYTYEPTDSEIVRVIKSTYNNLRDAYIDALAFALDRLIHVKNWVKPLLDKGVTVISDRYFYSSVAYQSASGAPFEWVIEVNKFAMKPDVAIYLDIEPEEGLSRKYMHTSRFPEYEEKEFLQRVRSMYLRMVEMGLLIYIDASKPLSEVYGRIWDIVYGRLISMNSRVYDT, encoded by the coding sequence ATGCATGGTAAGGGATGCTTTATTGTGCTGGAGGGACTCGATGGAGCCGGGAAAACAACGGTAGCACGTAGGCTTGTAGAGGATCTATCCAGTAGAGGGATCCCGGCTTCATACACTTATGAGCCAACAGATTCCGAAATAGTTAGAGTCATCAAGTCTACTTATAACAATTTAAGGGACGCGTACATCGATGCATTAGCATTTGCTCTGGATAGATTAATACATGTGAAAAACTGGGTTAAACCCCTTCTGGATAAGGGTGTAACGGTTATTTCCGATAGATACTTCTATAGTAGTGTTGCATATCAATCAGCTAGTGGAGCACCGTTTGAATGGGTTATAGAGGTAAATAAGTTCGCCATGAAGCCTGATGTAGCAATCTACCTTGACATAGAGCCTGAAGAGGGTTTATCCAGGAAGTACATGCATACATCAAGGTTTCCAGAGTACGAGGAGAAGGAGTTCCTACAAAGGGTTAGGAGCATGTATCTGAGAATGGTGGAGATGGGTCTCTTAATATATATTGATGCATCGAAACCCCTTAGTGAAGTATATGGTAGGATATGGGATATAGTATATGGGAGACTGATCAGTATGAACAGCCGGGTTTATGATACTTAA
- a CDS encoding aconitase X swivel domain-containing protein, producing the protein MDQYMSFLGEVDPVRGIVKTEKEEISVEGKILVFKGSRGSTVGSYVIYAMKQYGRSPLCMLVKEVEPILIAGCVIAEIPLLVVEEYDDFAGTLKNKNHRYVRYTRGSGILYAW; encoded by the coding sequence GTGGACCAGTATATGAGCTTCCTCGGCGAGGTAGATCCAGTCCGTGGCATTGTAAAAACTGAGAAAGAGGAGATCAGTGTTGAAGGGAAAATACTTGTGTTCAAGGGTAGCAGAGGCAGTACCGTTGGTTCTTACGTTATCTACGCTATGAAGCAATACGGTAGGTCACCACTTTGTATGTTGGTTAAGGAGGTGGAGCCAATACTGATCGCTGGATGTGTTATCGCTGAAATACCCTTACTAGTGGTAGAGGAGTATGATGACTTCGCAGGCACCCTTAAAAATAAAAACCACCGATATGTAAGATACACCCGCGGCTCAGGGATCCTTTATGCATGGTAA
- a CDS encoding aconitase X catalytic domain-containing protein, whose amino-acid sequence MYLTPEQEAMLKGEYGWSTAKAMEIIVKVGESLGAENLVKIVHAHISGVSFSNIGEHGTRFIRDFYEKGGRARVYTTINPGCVDYSGLQSIIDNSLINAQKDIDNALVKMGFNPVFTCIPYWYRPPSPGEHLAWGESSAVIFANTFYGGYTNREGGPIALAAAITGYTYNAGLHLSENRRATVLVTTAPDIDRQVIGAVGLWIGDNIREITVIPFAKHLTFPELKILLASMAASGSHAMSVVPGLTPRGTYIEEIEEKIVVEKNNIDKYIGDEYPRGSLVLGYVGCPHTTLMELMEVARLLERYGSPRKGRLLLTIPVEYTERYRLLINRLKSKGVEIAAGTCPVVSRLRRKYDVVVTNSGKAAFYLRKIHGLKVRITGLREVIESVYA is encoded by the coding sequence ATGTATTTAACACCTGAGCAAGAAGCAATGCTAAAAGGGGAGTATGGCTGGAGCACTGCGAAGGCTATGGAGATCATTGTTAAGGTAGGGGAATCCCTTGGCGCTGAAAACCTCGTTAAAATAGTGCACGCCCATATATCAGGTGTCTCATTCTCCAATATAGGTGAACATGGTACTAGATTTATAAGAGACTTCTATGAGAAGGGTGGGAGGGCAAGGGTATATACCACGATAAATCCTGGATGCGTTGACTATAGTGGCTTACAATCCATTATAGATAATAGCCTAATAAATGCTCAGAAAGACATCGATAACGCTCTCGTTAAGATGGGCTTCAACCCTGTATTCACATGTATACCATACTGGTATAGGCCTCCATCACCAGGAGAGCATTTAGCATGGGGCGAGAGTAGTGCAGTAATATTTGCGAACACATTCTACGGTGGATACACGAATAGGGAAGGGGGGCCTATCGCGCTGGCAGCAGCTATAACGGGTTACACATATAATGCTGGACTACACCTCTCAGAAAACCGGAGGGCTACAGTCCTTGTAACCACGGCACCTGATATCGATAGACAGGTCATTGGGGCCGTTGGATTATGGATAGGCGATAACATTAGGGAGATAACAGTTATCCCTTTTGCCAAGCATCTCACCTTTCCAGAGCTTAAGATACTCCTGGCATCCATGGCTGCCTCAGGCTCCCATGCAATGAGTGTTGTACCTGGTCTAACTCCTCGAGGAACCTATATCGAGGAAATCGAGGAAAAAATCGTGGTTGAAAAAAATAATATCGATAAATACATTGGGGATGAATATCCTAGGGGTAGCTTAGTGCTCGGGTATGTAGGGTGTCCCCATACAACGCTTATGGAGTTAATGGAGGTAGCCAGGCTCTTAGAGAGGTACGGCTCCCCGAGAAAGGGGAGACTACTACTCACCATTCCAGTCGAATACACGGAGAGATATAGGTTGTTGATCAACAGACTGAAGTCCAAGGGCGTAGAGATAGCGGCGGGCACATGTCCAGTGGTCTCTAGGCTACGGAGGAAATACGATGTCGTCGTAACCAATAGTGGTAAAGCGGCATTCTACCTCAGGAAAATACATGGGTTAAAGGTCCGGATAACAGGGCTTAGAGAGGTGATAGAATCTGTATACGCATAG
- a CDS encoding UbiD family decarboxylase, giving the protein MDLKAVEKLAGFLNKEILDLGTVNPEYTVTRAAWRNRDKVIVFRVKGREWVTGYSNLVTRRHDIYRLFNVRSDEELYRLMEKALNNPIHLEKDDFEKYFKRVDGLLDTLPFIKYYREDGGYYLTSSVFIACYETYCNSSFHRVMYHSNEKATVRIVPRHLYYIVGRRHEEGDDAPVALVLGLNSFQELAAAMNPPLGVFEVGVGAALGGGSKVVETPLFKIPVPADSSIIVEGFITRDRDKEGPFTDILMLVDQERREPVFKPLAVYVSREESPVFHAIVPGSWEHQFLMGFPREPIIYSAVKRSVPGVKSVRLTEGGSGWLNAVISIKQSSPGEAKLAGLAAVSAHPSIKHVFVVDEDIDVDDPLMIEWAMATRMKGSSDIIVLRDVKGSTLDPRSSEGVGDKVIFIAVKPWGEPWDKYRRVGIP; this is encoded by the coding sequence TTGGATCTCAAAGCAGTTGAGAAACTAGCTGGTTTCCTCAACAAGGAAATACTTGACCTAGGCACAGTGAATCCAGAGTACACTGTAACCAGGGCAGCATGGAGGAACAGAGATAAGGTCATTGTTTTCAGAGTTAAGGGGAGGGAATGGGTAACTGGTTACTCTAACCTAGTTACTAGGAGACATGACATCTATAGGTTATTCAATGTAAGGAGTGATGAGGAATTATATAGGCTTATGGAGAAAGCATTAAACAATCCAATACACCTCGAGAAAGACGACTTCGAGAAATACTTTAAACGCGTTGACGGATTACTCGATACACTCCCATTCATAAAGTACTATAGGGAGGATGGGGGATACTATTTAACCAGTTCCGTCTTCATAGCATGCTATGAAACCTACTGTAACAGTAGTTTCCATAGAGTCATGTATCACAGTAATGAGAAAGCGACAGTTAGAATAGTTCCAAGACACCTATACTACATAGTTGGTAGGAGACATGAAGAGGGGGACGACGCTCCAGTCGCATTAGTCCTCGGATTAAACTCGTTTCAAGAGCTAGCTGCCGCAATGAACCCCCCGCTTGGTGTTTTCGAGGTCGGTGTGGGGGCTGCTCTAGGTGGTGGGAGTAAGGTTGTTGAGACACCATTGTTTAAAATACCTGTCCCGGCGGATTCCAGCATAATTGTTGAGGGCTTTATAACCCGTGATAGAGATAAAGAAGGGCCTTTCACAGATATATTAATGCTGGTGGATCAAGAGAGACGGGAACCCGTCTTCAAGCCTCTCGCCGTCTACGTATCCAGAGAGGAGTCTCCTGTGTTCCATGCCATAGTACCTGGTTCATGGGAGCATCAATTCTTAATGGGGTTCCCACGGGAACCCATAATATACAGTGCTGTAAAGAGAAGTGTGCCTGGTGTGAAATCCGTTAGACTGACCGAGGGAGGAAGTGGCTGGCTTAACGCTGTAATCTCTATAAAGCAGTCTTCCCCGGGTGAAGCGAAGCTGGCTGGACTAGCTGCGGTATCAGCGCATCCTAGCATTAAGCATGTCTTCGTTGTGGATGAGGATATAGATGTTGATGATCCATTGATGATTGAATGGGCGATGGCAACAAGGATGAAAGGCTCGAGCGATATAATAGTTCTAAGAGATGTTAAAGGCAGCACATTAGATCCCAGGAGCAGTGAAGGGGTTGGAGATAAGGTAATATTCATTGCTGTTAAGCCCTGGGGAGAACCCTGGGATAAATATAGGAGGGTTGGAATACCCTAA
- a CDS encoding Clp1/GlmU family protein, translating to MSISILKGSITILGKTVRSDEKVIIHRFRNYIIEALEDAELDIVMANESDIQPVDVEDPYKLRNTLAVEIVSSGLRKIIVIGDTDSGKTSFTTLLLNTAISAGLKPCIIDGDIGQANVGPPGFISLGVPVNQVLWNTEIPAYIMRFVGDIRPQNYIYLIPRELRWLAEKAESSGCNMVVIDTDGWVRDSVAIHYKHYLIEVVEPDALVVIGSKLSRYFKKYEKIGVKVYEVPEPRVKRARNREERRLLRSMRYRDFLADAPLRKIEMNSVLVTGHPLFHGYPVDASSLIDLIDGRVIYVSQLMDELHVYGFIKTYNGEEIAKRLGATKVKIYQPGFERNIYCGIRSLGGSDYPCIVEKLSFEDNTVVIRTRYQDRIDVLKLSPIKLRDDYTEEFIEV from the coding sequence ATGTCAATAAGCATCCTCAAGGGGTCTATTACTATATTGGGGAAAACAGTTAGAAGCGATGAGAAGGTGATCATCCATAGGTTCAGAAACTATATCATAGAGGCCCTTGAAGACGCCGAACTAGATATAGTCATGGCTAATGAATCCGATATACAGCCGGTCGATGTTGAAGATCCTTACAAGTTGAGAAACACCCTGGCCGTGGAAATAGTTTCAAGCGGGCTCAGGAAAATCATTGTGATAGGTGATACGGATTCAGGCAAGACGTCTTTCACCACACTTCTATTAAACACCGCGATCTCGGCTGGGTTAAAACCCTGCATAATCGATGGGGACATAGGGCAGGCCAATGTAGGGCCGCCGGGATTCATATCACTCGGAGTCCCCGTCAACCAGGTTCTCTGGAACACTGAGATCCCTGCCTACATAATGAGGTTCGTAGGCGATATCCGCCCACAGAACTATATCTACTTGATTCCAAGAGAACTCCGCTGGCTAGCTGAAAAGGCTGAATCATCGGGATGCAACATGGTTGTTATTGATACCGATGGATGGGTGAGGGATTCAGTTGCGATACACTACAAGCATTATTTAATCGAAGTAGTGGAACCGGACGCCCTCGTGGTTATCGGGAGTAAATTAAGCAGGTACTTTAAAAAGTATGAGAAGATAGGGGTAAAGGTGTATGAAGTGCCTGAGCCCCGTGTTAAGCGGGCCCGTAACAGGGAGGAAAGAAGACTCTTAAGAAGCATGAGGTACAGGGATTTCCTAGCTGATGCACCATTGAGAAAGATAGAAATGAACTCTGTACTTGTCACTGGTCACCCATTATTCCATGGATATCCTGTCGATGCATCTAGCTTGATCGACCTAATAGATGGTAGGGTAATATATGTGTCTCAGCTAATGGATGAGCTCCACGTCTACGGCTTCATAAAGACGTATAATGGCGAGGAGATCGCCAAGAGGCTTGGAGCTACAAAGGTAAAGATATATCAGCCAGGGTTCGAGAGAAATATCTATTGCGGGATTAGATCCCTAGGGGGATCAGATTATCCCTGCATAGTTGAGAAGCTGAGTTTCGAGGATAACACAGTGGTCATTAGAACCAGATATCAGGATAGAATAGATGTATTAAAACTCTCTCCCATTAAACTTAGAGATGACTACACAGAGGAGTTTATTGAGGTGTAA
- a CDS encoding RAD55 family ATPase, protein MIFIEFYTGNRDIDELIRNAATILFYGVAGSGKTSMLITIAGNYCRNVKCLYMSTEETLHYEKVAVNPDKYRDVLFTEVYDFNKLVELATLIYLYGSNVIFVDSLNSLFRLEPLAENSMSRLAYVVASIRRVVEDAGGKMFASAQVRTREGESEPVGKPVLEYYFDVIIELNIGDSVRYARIVKPKHMGGEKIHRFRITREGIEWI, encoded by the coding sequence GTGATTTTTATAGAGTTTTATACTGGTAACAGGGATATTGATGAATTGATCAGGAATGCAGCTACAATATTGTTTTACGGTGTAGCCGGCTCTGGGAAGACATCTATGCTGATAACCATAGCCGGTAACTATTGCAGGAATGTGAAGTGCCTATATATGTCCACTGAGGAGACCTTACACTATGAGAAGGTGGCTGTAAACCCGGATAAATACCGTGATGTATTATTCACCGAGGTATATGATTTCAATAAACTTGTTGAGCTAGCTACATTAATCTACCTCTATGGATCCAATGTTATTTTCGTAGATAGCTTAAACTCCTTATTCAGGCTTGAACCACTAGCGGAGAATTCCATGTCGAGGCTCGCATACGTGGTGGCATCAATTAGGAGGGTTGTCGAGGATGCAGGTGGAAAAATGTTCGCCTCGGCACAGGTGAGAACCCGGGAGGGTGAGAGTGAGCCTGTGGGTAAACCTGTATTAGAATACTACTTTGACGTGATAATAGAGCTAAATATAGGGGACTCAGTGAGATATGCTAGGATAGTTAAGCCAAAGCACATGGGCGGGGAGAAGATTCATCGCTTTAGAATAACAAGGGAGGGTATAGAATGGATATAG
- a CDS encoding CDP-archaeol synthase translates to MDIESYIAWIVKYYLPAMIANASPLLVKGDKVIDKGRLFIDGKPILGNHKTWEGFAIGVINSYLTGSAVGIAFRDPCIQVLSVVAGVSSMLGDLVGAFIKRRLGLKPGRPLPIIDQLSFTLMTTLSYLLLGVVDVISRPDYVLSTLALIFILHVAANNIAYMLGVKETRW, encoded by the coding sequence ATGGATATAGAGTCCTATATTGCCTGGATCGTTAAATACTACTTGCCAGCAATGATCGCTAATGCCTCTCCACTACTAGTGAAGGGTGATAAAGTCATAGATAAGGGGAGACTGTTCATTGATGGTAAACCTATTCTAGGGAATCACAAGACCTGGGAGGGGTTTGCAATAGGGGTGATCAACTCATATTTAACTGGTTCAGCCGTGGGGATAGCCTTCAGGGATCCCTGTATACAAGTACTCTCAGTAGTAGCTGGTGTTTCAAGCATGCTCGGAGACCTAGTAGGGGCCTTTATAAAACGAAGGCTTGGATTAAAACCGGGGAGACCTCTACCTATAATTGACCAGCTTAGTTTTACATTGATGACGACTCTCTCATACCTTCTTCTCGGTGTAGTGGATGTTATAAGCCGTCCCGACTACGTGCTGTCAACGCTCGCGTTAATATTCATCCTACACGTGGCGGCGAACAATATCGCCTACATGCTTGGAGTGAAGGAGACAAGGTGGTAA